A part of Vespertiliibacter pulmonis genomic DNA contains:
- a CDS encoding P22AR C-terminal domain-containing protein yields the protein MTTLTFQNKTLSAINQQNQIWLTVTEIGKALGYSDPFKSVKNLYDRHQDEFTPCMTQLVEMQTAGGMQKVRIFSLRGCHLIGMLSHTKVAKEFRRWVLDILDKEVGNVQNSQPNLPLVEEKKFTFELTQDEISTLLWLWFIAEKERDLIDNLAPALRSIGSHFAPTAESHATEYKFSIERARKILLNLSQTLNVTPWEDTSLSRVLPKIRNFNSGNPQRPRLTRR from the coding sequence ATGACTACATTAACATTTCAAAATAAAACACTTTCGGCTATTAATCAGCAAAATCAAATTTGGCTAACTGTTACAGAAATTGGAAAAGCATTAGGTTATTCAGATCCATTTAAGTCTGTTAAAAACCTTTATGATCGCCACCAAGATGAATTTACCCCTTGTATGACACAACTTGTCGAAATGCAAACCGCAGGCGGAATGCAAAAAGTCCGTATCTTCTCATTGCGTGGCTGCCACCTTATCGGAATGCTCTCACACACCAAAGTCGCAAAAGAGTTCAGACGCTGGGTACTTGATATTCTCGATAAAGAAGTCGGCAATGTACAAAATTCACAACCTAACCTACCGCTTGTGGAAGAAAAGAAATTCACGTTTGAATTAACTCAAGACGAAATTTCTACCCTACTCTGGCTTTGGTTTATCGCAGAAAAAGAGCGTGATTTAATTGACAACCTTGCCCCCGCACTTCGATCAATTGGCTCACATTTTGCACCTACCGCAGAAAGCCACGCAACGGAATATAAGTTCTCAATCGAGCGAGCAAGAAAAATATTGCTCAACCTGAGCCAAACACTCAACGTAACCCCGTGGGAAGACACAAGCCTTTCCCGAGTGCTACCCAAAATCCGCAATTTCAATAGCGGAAATCCACAACGTCCAAGACTAACTAGACGCTAA
- a CDS encoding recombinase RecT, which produces MNNQQQNKEENKPAVTRQSTIKALINGKATQTRIMQLLGDSAKMEKFSATLINIALDGSLSTCSPASIVKSGLQAAELDLSLNKNMGLAYIVRYQKDAEFQIGYKGWQLLAKRAGIRLNVTPIYDCDEFEISSDGFDTTIKHIPNLDAQQDHLPEWVESHLKGVLVSTKEDGEISHKFVSIGKIQQIAGVSPSKKKGSYSPYSLWNLEMYMGKATKYVLSKMPMQEQIARAVEIENEVDKKQMTENQHSKDNDIFEAEFSTIVSDEVFQKCKQNIINGETTLQDLCDSGFEFSPEQYEELEKLEVK; this is translated from the coding sequence ATGAATAATCAACAACAAAATAAAGAGGAAAATAAACCTGCTGTAACACGTCAATCAACAATAAAAGCACTGATCAATGGGAAGGCTACCCAAACACGAATTATGCAGTTGCTTGGTGATAGTGCAAAGATGGAAAAATTTTCTGCAACTCTCATTAATATTGCTTTAGACGGTTCTCTTTCAACCTGCTCACCAGCCAGTATTGTGAAATCAGGATTGCAGGCAGCTGAATTGGATTTATCACTCAATAAAAATATGGGACTAGCTTATATCGTTCGTTATCAAAAAGATGCCGAATTCCAAATAGGCTATAAAGGCTGGCAATTATTAGCCAAACGTGCAGGTATTCGATTGAATGTTACCCCAATCTATGATTGTGATGAATTTGAAATCTCAAGTGATGGGTTTGATACTACAATCAAACATATTCCAAATTTAGATGCTCAACAAGATCATTTGCCAGAATGGGTTGAATCACACCTTAAAGGCGTACTGGTTTCTACTAAAGAAGACGGTGAGATTTCTCATAAATTTGTGAGTATTGGAAAAATTCAGCAAATTGCGGGGGTCAGCCCAAGCAAGAAAAAAGGGAGCTATTCTCCTTACTCATTGTGGAATTTGGAAATGTATATGGGTAAGGCAACTAAATATGTATTGAGTAAAATGCCTATGCAAGAACAAATAGCAAGAGCAGTTGAAATAGAAAATGAAGTCGATAAAAAACAAATGACTGAGAATCAGCACTCAAAAGATAATGATATTTTTGAAGCAGAGTTTTCAACTATCGTAAGCGATGAAGTATTTCAGAAATGCAAACAAAACATCATCAATGGCGAAACCACATTACAAGACCTGTGTGATAGTGGTTTTGAGTTCTCACCAGAACAATACGAAGAATTGGAGAAATTAGAGGTTAAATAA
- a CDS encoding translocation protein TolB precursor — protein MNNLFKLKARCSSLSQFIGEPKSKADKEAGKLTNTAKSAVRDKIKLDLFGYQSFEGNKQTQKGNQLEDQAIKLSGLTRGLALKKNTERRENDFISGECDIYVPTRKLIIDTKCSWDIGSHPFFRDEAEEKAKKQGYDIQMQGYMWLWECEQAQIDFVLLPTPFDLLSPYEDSERYIDLVEQIPQSQRITTITIKRDDKMIQRIQERVQAAQDYYDELIAELTKH, from the coding sequence ATGAATAACCTATTCAAACTCAAAGCAAGGTGTTCATCACTGTCTCAATTTATTGGTGAACCTAAATCAAAAGCCGATAAAGAAGCGGGCAAACTCACTAATACAGCTAAATCTGCCGTGCGTGACAAAATAAAGTTAGATTTGTTTGGCTATCAATCGTTTGAAGGGAATAAACAGACCCAAAAAGGCAATCAACTTGAAGACCAAGCGATCAAACTCAGTGGATTAACTCGAGGGCTCGCTCTCAAAAAGAATACCGAACGGCGAGAAAATGACTTTATCAGTGGCGAATGCGATATTTATGTGCCAACTCGCAAGCTGATTATTGATACAAAATGCTCGTGGGATATTGGATCACACCCGTTCTTTCGTGATGAAGCCGAAGAAAAAGCCAAAAAACAGGGCTACGATATTCAAATGCAAGGCTATATGTGGCTATGGGAATGCGAGCAAGCTCAAATAGACTTTGTTCTCTTACCCACCCCTTTTGATTTACTTTCGCCCTATGAAGACAGTGAACGATACATTGATCTCGTTGAACAAATCCCACAATCACAGCGTATCACCACCATTACGATTAAACGTGATGACAAAATGATACAACGTATTCAAGAGCGAGTTCAGGCAGCTCAAGATTACTATGATGAACTGATTGCGGAATTAACGAAACATTAA
- the rdgC gene encoding recombination-associated protein RdgC, giving the protein MFWFKNIIIYRLTSAIDFSNIENALQQSKFSDCQPLDWSKFGWDSPLITSDQLHFESNNQLLLVAHKEEKIIPAEVIQKETNTRIEALEKKEERKLRKTEKQAIKNDVVTTLLPRAFSKHLFTAIWIDIKRQLIFIDTSSSKRAEDTLALLRKTLGSLPVVPLSFIKLPLEVITEWITHNDLPQWLTLLEEAELKSFNDESVIRCKRQDLESDEITNHLEAGKYITKLALDWENHLSFVLKEDGSLSRIKFADDILEKNDDILKEDIAQRFDADFFLMTHELADLIDKLTIEFHGIKETI; this is encoded by the coding sequence ATGTTCTGGTTCAAAAATATCATTATCTACCGCTTAACATCTGCAATTGATTTCTCAAATATTGAAAACGCATTGCAACAATCCAAATTCTCTGATTGCCAGCCCTTAGATTGGAGTAAATTTGGTTGGGATTCGCCACTCATAACCAGTGATCAATTACATTTTGAATCAAATAATCAGCTTTTACTTGTGGCACACAAAGAAGAAAAAATTATTCCCGCCGAGGTTATCCAAAAAGAAACGAACACTCGCATTGAAGCCCTTGAAAAGAAAGAAGAACGGAAATTACGCAAAACAGAAAAGCAAGCAATTAAAAACGATGTAGTAACAACCCTACTTCCCCGTGCTTTTAGCAAACATCTATTTACTGCAATCTGGATTGACATTAAACGCCAGCTAATTTTTATTGATACCAGCTCATCTAAACGTGCCGAAGATACGCTTGCTTTATTGCGGAAAACGCTCGGCTCACTGCCTGTTGTACCACTTTCTTTCATTAAACTACCGCTTGAAGTAATAACCGAATGGATCACACACAACGATCTGCCTCAATGGCTCACATTACTTGAAGAAGCAGAACTGAAATCATTTAATGATGAAAGCGTGATCCGCTGTAAACGACAAGATTTAGAAAGTGATGAAATTACCAACCATCTCGAAGCGGGAAAATATATCACTAAATTAGCGTTAGACTGGGAAAACCATTTATCTTTTGTTCTTAAGGAAGATGGCTCACTCTCTCGTATTAAATTCGCTGATGATATTCTTGAGAAAAATGACGATATTCTCAAAGAAGATATAGCACAACGATTTGATGCGGACTTTTTCTTAATGACTCACGAATTAGCCGATTTGATCGACAAACTTACTATTGAATTTCACGGTATTAAGGAGACTATATGA
- a CDS encoding DUF6378 domain-containing protein, producing MNINETLSEREKTHGDFYQGAIIFDSLMEIVKNHEENLNVSHRYALTMIMGKITRILEGNAFEPDHWRDIAGYATLGGRLNVTERKDETI from the coding sequence ATGAACATTAACGAAACCTTATCAGAACGAGAAAAAACACACGGTGATTTTTATCAAGGCGCTATTATTTTTGATTCCTTAATGGAAATAGTCAAAAACCACGAAGAAAATTTAAACGTCTCACACCGCTACGCATTAACAATGATAATGGGGAAAATCACTCGTATTTTAGAAGGTAATGCCTTTGAACCCGATCATTGGCGAGATATTGCAGGCTATGCAACATTAGGCGGACGATTGAATGTTACGGAGAGAAAAGATGAAACCATTTAA
- a CDS encoding AAA family ATPase, whose amino-acid sequence MLIDFSTKNFRSFNELQTFSLIKSKSSELPSNTFSISDNSNFSLLKTAAIYGANASGKSNFLKALLTMKLMVTANYQRGDKLPVVPFKLNNCTINQPTEFEVTFIVDNVRYQYGFSASTTQIYDEWLFVYPKNHAQKWFERSWNKQNKSYDWRFGSFLLGSKQMWAQSTRENALFLATAVQLNNEQLRPIFDWFNDTLRFASSGGFDPMFTANLCEDNRKNDILKFLKTADFHISDIKVEKTEFNVSELPADMLEPLKDFLTQSLKGKKKLRLETIHVDNNGDLVPLNFHDESDGTQKFFGFAGPILDVLENGYVLCIDELNVNLHPKLVQFLVELFHNQESNPKNAQLIFTTHETSILTQYIFRRDQIWFCERSKEHSSVLYPLSDFSPKKGKENLELGYLSGKYGALPFISTFMGVK is encoded by the coding sequence ATGCTTATTGACTTTAGTACGAAAAATTTCCGTTCATTTAATGAATTGCAAACCTTTAGTTTAATTAAAAGTAAAAGTAGTGAGCTACCTAGTAATACTTTTAGCATTAGTGATAACTCGAACTTTAGTTTACTAAAAACTGCAGCCATCTATGGTGCTAATGCTAGTGGAAAATCTAATTTTCTAAAGGCATTATTGACGATGAAACTTATGGTCACAGCAAATTATCAGCGTGGAGATAAACTTCCTGTTGTTCCGTTTAAGTTGAATAATTGTACAATCAACCAACCAACAGAATTTGAAGTTACATTTATTGTTGATAACGTACGTTATCAATATGGTTTTAGTGCTTCAACAACCCAAATTTATGATGAATGGCTATTTGTATATCCTAAAAATCACGCTCAAAAATGGTTTGAGAGAAGTTGGAATAAACAAAACAAATCATACGATTGGAGATTTGGCTCATTCTTATTAGGTTCAAAGCAAATGTGGGCTCAATCAACAAGAGAAAATGCTTTATTCTTAGCAACTGCAGTGCAATTAAACAATGAACAATTAAGGCCTATTTTTGATTGGTTTAATGATACCTTGCGCTTTGCTAGCTCGGGTGGATTTGATCCTATGTTTACCGCAAATTTATGTGAAGATAATAGGAAAAATGATATTCTAAAATTTCTAAAAACTGCAGATTTTCATATTTCAGACATCAAGGTTGAAAAAACTGAATTTAATGTTTCTGAATTACCCGCCGATATGCTAGAACCATTAAAAGATTTTTTAACCCAAAGCCTTAAAGGTAAAAAAAAATTAAGGTTAGAGACTATTCATGTTGACAATAATGGAGATCTAGTTCCATTAAATTTCCATGATGAATCAGATGGTACTCAAAAATTTTTTGGTTTTGCAGGTCCAATCTTAGATGTTCTAGAAAATGGTTATGTGTTGTGTATTGATGAATTGAATGTGAATCTACATCCTAAACTTGTTCAGTTTCTAGTTGAGCTATTTCATAATCAAGAAAGCAATCCTAAAAATGCTCAATTAATTTTTACTACGCATGAAACGTCTATTTTAACTCAATATATTTTTCGTAGAGATCAAATTTGGTTTTGTGAACGCTCAAAAGAACATTCATCAGTATTATATCCATTATCAGATTTTAGCCCTAAAAAAGGGAAAGAGAATTTAGAATTAGGCTATCTTTCAGGTAAATATGGCGCATTACCCTTTATTAGTACATTTATGGGAGTAAAATAA
- a CDS encoding RloB family protein: protein MGSDDLHKKRKSQTLKQKQRKIGTKKPYDRVLIVCEGSKTEPLYFKALREEYQLHTANIEICNSSGSDPISIVNHAKIRYREAKNERNSFDRVYCVFDKDQHANYKPAIKTLESLAPKNTFFAITSIPCFEYWILLHFSYTTRPYVATHRKSAADSVISELKKYIPHYEKNVNIFDMIKGSTSFAITNAKKANESAQRGSTDNPSTKIVYLVEDLINLLECK from the coding sequence ATGGGAAGTGATGATTTGCATAAAAAAAGAAAATCCCAGACGTTAAAACAAAAGCAACGAAAAATAGGAACAAAAAAACCTTATGACCGAGTTTTAATTGTATGTGAAGGTTCCAAAACAGAGCCTTTATACTTCAAGGCATTGAGAGAAGAATATCAGTTACATACTGCAAATATAGAAATTTGTAACTCGTCAGGTTCAGACCCTATAAGTATTGTAAATCATGCTAAGATACGATACAGGGAAGCTAAAAACGAAAGAAACTCTTTTGATAGAGTGTATTGTGTTTTTGATAAAGATCAACATGCCAATTACAAGCCCGCAATCAAAACCTTAGAAAGCCTAGCACCTAAAAACACATTTTTTGCTATTACATCTATTCCTTGTTTTGAATATTGGATTTTATTACATTTCTCTTATACAACAAGACCTTATGTTGCGACACATAGAAAGTCTGCAGCTGATAGTGTTATTAGTGAATTAAAAAAATATATTCCCCATTATGAGAAAAATGTTAATATTTTTGATATGATAAAAGGTTCTACATCATTTGCAATAACAAATGCCAAAAAAGCAAATGAATCAGCTCAAAGAGGTTCTACGGATAATCCTTCTACCAAAATAGTTTATCTTGTAGAAGATCTTATTAATTTATTAGAGTGTAAATAA
- a CDS encoding tyrosine-type recombinase/integrase, whose amino-acid sequence MATITKRGEKWRVHIRKKGIVKTATFSTKTEASRWAQSIESQIDAGEYSPVPQMTFAELINKYVEEVTIHKGGARPEALRLNRIAKTPLGSVYLAELSKQDFEKWQEQRLSEVSVLSVLRERVSLSAVISQAIKWEFLKNNPLSLVDKPKEPPARTRRYSQDEIDRLIFVSGFDFEIEPVTLISRVGASVLFAIETAMRAGEICNMRWEDVNFTSATVLLPKTKNGFARTVPLSSFALKILKHLEKVKVDDGSVFQMKSASHDAVFRKMKALAGLDEADLHFHDTRREALSRLAKKVDVMTLAKISGHRDIKILLNTYYAPDMQEVASLLG is encoded by the coding sequence ATGGCAACGATTACTAAACGGGGTGAAAAATGGCGAGTTCATATCCGAAAGAAAGGGATTGTGAAAACAGCAACGTTTTCTACTAAAACTGAAGCAAGTCGTTGGGCTCAATCTATTGAATCGCAGATTGATGCAGGGGAATATAGCCCTGTTCCTCAAATGACCTTTGCAGAGCTGATAAATAAATATGTAGAAGAAGTAACAATACATAAAGGTGGAGCAAGGCCTGAAGCATTGCGATTAAATCGGATTGCTAAGACGCCATTAGGTTCAGTTTATCTTGCTGAATTAAGTAAGCAAGATTTTGAGAAATGGCAAGAACAACGTCTATCAGAAGTTTCTGTTTTGAGTGTATTGAGAGAACGAGTGAGCTTGTCTGCTGTTATTTCTCAAGCTATTAAATGGGAGTTTTTGAAGAATAACCCGTTATCTCTTGTTGATAAACCGAAAGAGCCACCAGCACGAACTCGCCGTTATTCTCAAGATGAAATTGACCGTTTGATCTTCGTTTCAGGATTTGATTTTGAGATTGAGCCAGTAACGTTAATTAGTCGAGTAGGTGCTTCCGTTCTGTTTGCTATTGAAACAGCAATGCGTGCTGGGGAAATTTGTAATATGAGATGGGAAGATGTGAATTTTACAAGTGCAACTGTTTTATTGCCAAAAACCAAAAATGGATTTGCAAGAACCGTTCCTTTATCTTCCTTTGCATTAAAAATTTTGAAACATCTTGAAAAAGTGAAAGTAGATGATGGTAGTGTTTTTCAAATGAAGTCGGCATCTCATGATGCGGTTTTTCGTAAGATGAAAGCATTGGCAGGTCTTGATGAAGCAGATTTACATTTTCATGATACTCGCCGAGAAGCATTATCTCGCCTTGCAAAAAAAGTAGATGTGATGACTTTGGCAAAAATTAGTGGGCATAGGGATATTAAAATTCTACTTAATACTTATTATGCCCCAGATATGCAAGAAGTGGCGAGTTTACTTGGTTAA
- the secG gene encoding preprotein translocase subunit SecG, with translation MLNILTFAYLIVAIFLIGFILIQQGKGADAGASFGSGAAGTVFGSAGSANFLSRTTAILAIIFFTVSLVIGNLNTHSRAPQSQFEDLSKVQQKIEQPTKTENSDIPQ, from the coding sequence CTGTTAAATATCTTGACTTTTGCTTATCTTATTGTTGCAATTTTTCTTATTGGATTTATCTTAATTCAGCAAGGAAAAGGGGCTGATGCTGGAGCTTCATTTGGTTCTGGTGCAGCTGGAACAGTATTTGGTTCAGCTGGTTCAGCAAATTTTCTATCTAGAACAACAGCTATTCTAGCTATTATCTTTTTTACAGTAAGTTTGGTTATTGGGAATTTAAATACTCATTCAAGAGCACCTCAAAGTCAGTTTGAAGATTTGAGTAAAGTTCAACAAAAAATTGAGCAGCCTACTAAGACTGAAAATAGTGATATTCCTCAGTAA
- a CDS encoding DNA topoisomerase III has translation MRLFIAEKPSLGRAIAQVLPKPHNNKEGFIECGDGNIVTWCIGHLLEQAEPDAYNEAFKLWRMEHLPIIPEQWKLIPKKSTLKQFKVVERLIKQADILVNAGDPDREGQLLVDEVFGYLNLSSEKKATIQRCLISDLNPSAVKKAVDRLQLNRDFIPLATSALARARADWLYGINMTRAYTLQGRWAGYKGVLSVGRVQTPVLGLIVHRDLEIENFTPKDYFEVLAHIIVPETQEHFTAQWQPSKACEDYQDDEGRVLSNALAQNVAKRIENQPACVTDYQDKIETETAPLPYSLSALQIDAARRFGLSAQAVLDICQKLYETHKLITYPRSDNRYLPKEHFSERLKVMEAIARHIPEYTQKPEVVDPNRKNRCWNDSKVEAHHAIIPTARQSNVHLTENEQRIYQLIARQYLFQFCPDAEYRKGKIVLNIAGGTFVAQARNLIVAGWKSLLGKEDNDEIVEPLLPLVKKGQQLQCEKGEILSKKTQPPRYFTDATLLSAMTGIARFVKDKQLKKVLRETDGIGTEATRAGIIELLFKRGFLIKKGRHIQSTEAGKTLIAALPEIAIQPDMTAHWEMQLTDISKKQATYQQFMQDLYQRLPELLRSPNQQVLQNLAKLTPLVSSKSPLNRKGS, from the coding sequence ATGCGTCTATTTATTGCTGAAAAACCAAGTTTAGGCCGAGCAATTGCTCAAGTATTGCCAAAGCCACATAATAATAAAGAAGGGTTTATTGAATGTGGTGATGGAAATATTGTAACTTGGTGTATTGGACATTTATTAGAACAAGCTGAGCCAGATGCTTATAATGAAGCGTTTAAGCTATGGCGAATGGAACATTTGCCGATTATTCCTGAACAGTGGAAATTGATTCCTAAAAAATCAACTTTAAAGCAATTTAAGGTAGTTGAGCGATTAATTAAGCAAGCCGATATTTTAGTCAATGCGGGAGACCCTGATAGGGAAGGACAACTATTGGTTGATGAAGTGTTTGGCTATTTGAATTTATCATCAGAAAAAAAAGCAACGATCCAGCGTTGTTTAATTAGTGATTTGAACCCGAGTGCGGTTAAAAAAGCGGTGGATAGATTGCAATTAAACCGAGACTTCATACCGCTTGCAACTTCAGCCTTGGCAAGGGCTAGAGCTGATTGGCTATATGGGATAAATATGACCAGAGCTTATACCTTACAAGGGCGATGGGCAGGTTATAAAGGTGTGCTTTCTGTTGGACGAGTACAAACTCCCGTTCTTGGACTGATTGTTCATCGAGATTTAGAAATAGAAAATTTTACTCCAAAAGACTATTTTGAAGTGTTGGCACATATTATTGTGCCAGAAACGCAAGAACACTTTACTGCTCAATGGCAACCGAGTAAAGCGTGTGAAGATTATCAAGATGATGAAGGGCGAGTGCTGTCTAACGCATTGGCACAAAATGTGGCAAAACGTATTGAAAATCAACCCGCTTGCGTAACAGATTATCAAGATAAAATTGAAACAGAAACTGCACCGTTACCATATTCACTTTCGGCATTACAAATTGATGCGGCTCGCCGATTTGGGCTTTCAGCACAAGCTGTGTTAGATATTTGTCAGAAACTTTATGAAACCCATAAGTTGATTACTTACCCTCGGTCGGATAATCGCTATTTACCTAAGGAGCATTTTTCTGAGCGTTTAAAAGTTATGGAAGCAATAGCTCGACATATTCCTGAATATACACAAAAACCTGAAGTTGTTGATCCAAATAGAAAAAATAGATGTTGGAATGATAGTAAAGTTGAGGCACATCACGCAATTATTCCGACAGCCCGTCAAAGTAATGTACATTTAACTGAAAATGAACAGAGAATTTATCAGCTGATCGCTCGCCAATATTTATTCCAATTTTGCCCCGATGCCGAATATCGTAAAGGAAAAATAGTCTTAAATATTGCGGGCGGAACTTTTGTTGCACAAGCCCGTAATTTAATTGTTGCGGGCTGGAAAAGTTTGCTCGGCAAAGAAGATAATGATGAAATTGTTGAACCATTATTACCATTAGTGAAAAAAGGGCAACAATTACAGTGTGAAAAAGGGGAGATTTTAAGTAAAAAAACGCAACCACCACGCTATTTTACTGATGCTACTTTACTGTCTGCGATGACAGGGATTGCTCGTTTTGTAAAAGATAAGCAATTGAAAAAAGTGTTAAGAGAAACAGATGGAATTGGTACTGAAGCAACAAGGGCGGGTATTATTGAGCTATTATTTAAACGAGGATTTTTGATTAAAAAAGGGCGACATATTCAAAGCACAGAAGCGGGAAAAACGTTGATTGCAGCATTGCCTGAGATAGCTATACAGCCCGATATGACCGCTCATTGGGAAATGCAATTAACCGACATAAGTAAAAAACAAGCGACTTATCAACAATTTATGCAAGATTTATACCAGCGATTACCTGAGTTATTACGTTCGCCTAATCAACAAGTCTTACAAAATTTAGCGAAATTAACACCGCTTGTGTCAAGTAAATCGCCATTGAATAGAAAGGGATCATAA
- the mepA gene encoding penicillin-insensitive murein endopeptidase yields the protein MKSVKIIFFSSLIVLSTNVLASSWESIRVPVPGKSQSIGGYSNGCIIGAQPLALKGEGYQVIRSVKNRYYGHPQLLSYLQNLGSRAKASGLPPILIGDMGMPAGGRFSSGHASHQTGLDADIWLRFGPMDDETARNPAGLATIMVDHSTKTVDERVWTPKHTTLIKLAASDARVDRIFVNPAIKVKLCNTAGTDRAWLRKIRPWYAHDSHFHVRLTCPADAPSCENQAPVPAGDGCGAELYSWFEPLKPSSKPKSKTLPQPPRMCQMILSSQGLN from the coding sequence ATGAAATCAGTTAAAATTATTTTTTTCTCAAGTCTTATCGTTTTATCAACTAATGTATTAGCAAGTTCTTGGGAATCTATCCGTGTGCCAGTGCCAGGAAAATCACAGTCCATTGGTGGATATAGCAATGGTTGTATTATTGGAGCACAACCGTTAGCACTCAAAGGCGAAGGCTATCAAGTTATTCGTTCTGTTAAAAATCGTTATTATGGACATCCTCAATTATTGAGCTATTTACAGAATTTAGGTTCTCGAGCAAAAGCATCAGGACTTCCACCGATTTTAATTGGGGATATGGGAATGCCGGCAGGAGGACGTTTTTCATCAGGGCATGCAAGTCATCAAACAGGGCTTGATGCAGATATTTGGTTGAGATTTGGTCCCATGGACGATGAGACTGCTCGAAATCCAGCAGGACTTGCCACTATTATGGTTGATCATTCAACTAAAACTGTTGATGAACGTGTTTGGACACCAAAGCATACTACGCTAATTAAATTAGCCGCTTCAGACGCACGAGTTGATCGTATTTTTGTTAATCCAGCAATTAAAGTGAAATTATGTAATACCGCAGGTACAGATCGAGCTTGGTTACGTAAAATTCGTCCATGGTATGCTCACGATTCTCATTTCCATGTGCGTTTAACCTGTCCTGCAGATGCTCCTTCTTGTGAAAATCAAGCCCCTGTTCCTGCTGGTGATGGGTGTGGAGCAGAGCTTTATTCGTGGTTTGAGCCGCTAAAACCATCAAGTAAGCCAAAATCGAAAACATTACCACAACCACCGCGGATGTGTCAGATGATTTTATCTAGCCAAGGACTAAATTAA